The proteins below are encoded in one region of Engystomops pustulosus chromosome 8, aEngPut4.maternal, whole genome shotgun sequence:
- the LOC140076014 gene encoding protein mono-ADP-ribosyltransferase PARP15-like isoform X1 yields MDDIVMTVCETSVKLKKGNITAQSTDAIVNLNYASLDCHDGVSKAILEGAGPAVRDECKGLAGLPNNGFVVTTGGNLKCCKIIHVIDVQQHNIVASVVKALKASDSNNLASISLPAMGTGTSGLKAEVSIRLMMKGIEDYLTDPSVMTVISEISIVVFEQNIYDKYHSFFQNFKINNPRVSAFGKSIELIKGDITHQVVDCIVNLTNSLLNQSCGVSGAILSAAGDTVKEECKEIGFLSTNGVAVTSGGNLESSHIMHIIGPTRVPDYEPAIDRILQECHKNKFTSVALPAIGTGMAGVDVEASIKAILSSILNYLSDTLIPSLETILIIVIQEPIYKKYLEVFQAKSKELKTIQREEKIVSAMNHGVKFNFPQAWTDIRTSEFQEVILQQTSQEYKNVKDRFFRSASVRNFEITEIKRIQNVPLWQSFTIIKQTVDRRNIGQQNIRHLYHGTHSDAIGNINRDGFNRIYCGKNGVMYGCGTYFAVESQYSCQDVYSRLDANGKKYIYQAAVITGQYCVGKRTYKEAPHIDGDPNKGRYDSVVDDIGNPKIFVVFHDDVAYPEYLITFKKTS; encoded by the exons ATGGATGACATAGTGATGACTGTGTGTGAAACTTCTGTGAAGCTGAAAAAGGGAAACATCACTGCTCAGAGCACTGACGCCATTGTGAACTTAAATTACGCATCACTGGACTGCCATGACG gtGTTTCTAAAGCCATCCTTGAAGGCGCGGGTCCTGCTGTTAGGGATGAATGTAAAGGTTTGG CTGGACTCCCCAACAATGGCTTTGTGGTGAccacaggtggaaatctgaaatgcTGCAAAATAATTCATGTAATTGATGTACAACAACACAACATTGTGGCCTCAGTGGTGAAAGCCCTCAAAGCCAGTGATAGCAACAACCTGGCGAGCATCAGCCTCCCAGCAATGGGAACAG GAACATCTGGATTAAAAGCCGAAGTATCTATAAGATTGATGATGAAGGGGATAGAAGACTACCTGACCGATCCTTCTGTAATGACTGTCATTTCTGAGATCAGCATTGTCGTCTTTGAACAGAATATTTATGACAAATATCATAGTTTTTTTCAGAATTTCAAG ATCAATAACCCTCGTGTCTCGGCTTTTGGGAAATCAATAGAATTAATTAAAGGGGACATCACTCATCAGGTGGTGGACTGTATTGTGAACCTCACAAATTCTTTATTGAATCAGTCATGTG GAGTTTCAGGGGCAATACTGAGCGCTGCGGGGGACACTGTTAAGGAGGAATGCAAAGAAATCG GTTTTCTAAGTACAAATGGAGTTGCAGTTACTAGTGGAGGAAATCTTGAAAGTAGCCACATCATGCACATTATCGGACCTACGAGGGTACCTGATTATGAGCCCGCCATCGACAGAATCCTACAAGAATGTCATAAGAACAAGTTCACGAGTGTGGCACTGCCGGCTATTGGGACAG GTATGGCCGGTGTAGATGTAGAAGCTTCCATCAAGGCCATCCTCAGCAGTATCCTCAACTACTTATCCGATACCCTAATTCCTTCCCTTGAAACAATCTTAATAATTGTCATCCAAGAACCTATTTACAAGAAGTATCTGGAGGTTTTTCAAGCCAAAAGCAAAGAGTTAAAG acaATTCAAAGAGAAGAAAAGATAGTGTCAGCAATGAATCATGGAG TAAAATTCAACTTTCCACAGGCCTGGACTGACATTAGAACAAGTGAATTTCAGGAAGTAATACTCCAGCAAACATCACAAGAATACAAGAATGTGAAAGACAGGTTCTTCAGGAGTGCATCAGTGAGGAACTTCGAAATTACAGAG ATCAAACGTATTCAGAATGTACCATTGTGGCAGAGTTTCACAATTATCAAGCAAACTGTGGACCGCAGAAACATTGGCCAACAAAATATAAGACATCTGTACCATGGGACACATTCTGATGCCATTGGCAACATTAATCGTGATGGATTCAACCGCATCTACTGTGGCAAAAATG GAGTAATGTACGGATGTGGCACCTACTTCGCTGTGGAGTCTCAGTATTCTTGTCAAGACGTATATTCCCGCCTTGATGCCAATGGGAAAAAATACATCTACCAGGCCGCAGTGATAACCGGACAATATTGTGTGGGAAAACGCACCTACAAAGAAGCTCCACACATCGATGGTGACCCCAACAAAGGCCGCTATGATTCAGTTGTGGATGACATTGGAAATCCCAAAATATTTGTTGTTTTTCATGATGATGTCGCCTACCCTGAATATCTGATCACTTTTAAGAAAACCTCATAA
- the LOC140076014 gene encoding protein mono-ADP-ribosyltransferase PARP15-like isoform X2 — translation MDDIVMTVCETSVKLKKGNITAQSTDAIVNLNYASLDCHDGVSKAILEGAGPAVRDECKGLAGLPNNGFVVTTGGNLKCCKIIHVIDVQQHNIVASVVKALKASDSNNLASISLPAMGTGTSGLKAEVSIRLMMKGIEDYLTDPSVMTVISEISIVVFEQNIYDKYHSFFQNFKINNPRVSAFGKSIELIKGDITHQVVDCIVNLTNSLLNQSCGVSGAILSAAGDTVKEECKEIGFLSTNGVAVTSGGNLESSHIMHIIGPTRVPDYEPAIDRILQECHKNKFTSVALPAIGTGMAGVDVEASIKAILSSILNYLSDTLIPSLETILIIVIQEPIYKKYLEVFQAKSKELKTIQREEKIVSAMNHGVKFNFPQAWTDIRTSEFQEVILQQTSQEYKNVKDRFFRSASIKRIQNVPLWQSFTIIKQTVDRRNIGQQNIRHLYHGTHSDAIGNINRDGFNRIYCGKNGVMYGCGTYFAVESQYSCQDVYSRLDANGKKYIYQAAVITGQYCVGKRTYKEAPHIDGDPNKGRYDSVVDDIGNPKIFVVFHDDVAYPEYLITFKKTS, via the exons ATGGATGACATAGTGATGACTGTGTGTGAAACTTCTGTGAAGCTGAAAAAGGGAAACATCACTGCTCAGAGCACTGACGCCATTGTGAACTTAAATTACGCATCACTGGACTGCCATGACG gtGTTTCTAAAGCCATCCTTGAAGGCGCGGGTCCTGCTGTTAGGGATGAATGTAAAGGTTTGG CTGGACTCCCCAACAATGGCTTTGTGGTGAccacaggtggaaatctgaaatgcTGCAAAATAATTCATGTAATTGATGTACAACAACACAACATTGTGGCCTCAGTGGTGAAAGCCCTCAAAGCCAGTGATAGCAACAACCTGGCGAGCATCAGCCTCCCAGCAATGGGAACAG GAACATCTGGATTAAAAGCCGAAGTATCTATAAGATTGATGATGAAGGGGATAGAAGACTACCTGACCGATCCTTCTGTAATGACTGTCATTTCTGAGATCAGCATTGTCGTCTTTGAACAGAATATTTATGACAAATATCATAGTTTTTTTCAGAATTTCAAG ATCAATAACCCTCGTGTCTCGGCTTTTGGGAAATCAATAGAATTAATTAAAGGGGACATCACTCATCAGGTGGTGGACTGTATTGTGAACCTCACAAATTCTTTATTGAATCAGTCATGTG GAGTTTCAGGGGCAATACTGAGCGCTGCGGGGGACACTGTTAAGGAGGAATGCAAAGAAATCG GTTTTCTAAGTACAAATGGAGTTGCAGTTACTAGTGGAGGAAATCTTGAAAGTAGCCACATCATGCACATTATCGGACCTACGAGGGTACCTGATTATGAGCCCGCCATCGACAGAATCCTACAAGAATGTCATAAGAACAAGTTCACGAGTGTGGCACTGCCGGCTATTGGGACAG GTATGGCCGGTGTAGATGTAGAAGCTTCCATCAAGGCCATCCTCAGCAGTATCCTCAACTACTTATCCGATACCCTAATTCCTTCCCTTGAAACAATCTTAATAATTGTCATCCAAGAACCTATTTACAAGAAGTATCTGGAGGTTTTTCAAGCCAAAAGCAAAGAGTTAAAG acaATTCAAAGAGAAGAAAAGATAGTGTCAGCAATGAATCATGGAG TAAAATTCAACTTTCCACAGGCCTGGACTGACATTAGAACAAGTGAATTTCAGGAAGTAATACTCCAGCAAACATCACAAGAATACAAGAATGTGAAAGACAGGTTCTTCAGGAGTGCATCA ATCAAACGTATTCAGAATGTACCATTGTGGCAGAGTTTCACAATTATCAAGCAAACTGTGGACCGCAGAAACATTGGCCAACAAAATATAAGACATCTGTACCATGGGACACATTCTGATGCCATTGGCAACATTAATCGTGATGGATTCAACCGCATCTACTGTGGCAAAAATG GAGTAATGTACGGATGTGGCACCTACTTCGCTGTGGAGTCTCAGTATTCTTGTCAAGACGTATATTCCCGCCTTGATGCCAATGGGAAAAAATACATCTACCAGGCCGCAGTGATAACCGGACAATATTGTGTGGGAAAACGCACCTACAAAGAAGCTCCACACATCGATGGTGACCCCAACAAAGGCCGCTATGATTCAGTTGTGGATGACATTGGAAATCCCAAAATATTTGTTGTTTTTCATGATGATGTCGCCTACCCTGAATATCTGATCACTTTTAAGAAAACCTCATAA